One segment of Urocitellus parryii isolate mUroPar1 chromosome 5, mUroPar1.hap1, whole genome shotgun sequence DNA contains the following:
- the Tex52 gene encoding testis-expressed protein 52, protein MASNPQRSLRGRMSNSSGVREPFLKMVHANESLPTHQTWVQREFLLPRETCELPGFTRQAYHQLAQRLPPHSDMKSKVHRRLIHPWKDTIQHSWGFHTWLDVGRLPATFPTHPDMPYDSNVWRWLTHSNAHDYPPADTPIPPPSWIGKNNFLAFIHSTPIFLDINRKSQVILKTKKELKEMQKLKLRSEVRAPPLDTHGNIVPPANFKKAQYISAGGRFEPQGLPLLPNPLPTPLARGWPCPNPVPHYQEKALKLALLPSVPLSKDLIKDYQTLIKDRIALPLHPLSKAQPGKTLGKKRKRRPGYI, encoded by the exons CTCAGAGGAAGGATGAGCAATTCATCTGGTGTCAGAGAGCCTTTCCTGAAG ATGGTCCATGCCAATGAATCCCTCCCGACCCACCAAACGTGGGTTCAGCGTGAGTTCCTTCTCCCCAGGGAGACCTGCGAGTTGCCTGGCTTTACCCGGCAAGCCTACCACCAGCTGGCCCAGAGGCTGCCACCCCACTCAGATATGAAGTCCAAAGTGCACCGCCGGCTAATCCACCCTTGGAAGGACACAATCCAGCACAGCTGGGGCTTTCACACGTGGCTCGATGTGGGGCGTTTGCCTGCCACCTTTCCCACACACCCTGACATGCCCTATGACAGCAATGTCTGGCGCTGGCTGACCCACTCCAATGCCCACGACTATCCCCCAGCAGAcacccccatccctcctccctcctggatTGGGAAAAACAACTTCCTGGCCTTCATCCACTCTACCCCCATCTTCTTGGACATAAACAGGAAGAGCCAGGTGATTTTGAAGACAAAGAAGGAGCTGAAGGAGATGCAGAAACTCAAGCTGAGGAGTGAAGTCAGAGCCCCTCCACTGGACACTCATGGCAACATCGTGCCTCCCGCAAACTTCAAAAA AGCCCAGTACATATCTGCTGGTGGGAGGTTTGAGCCTCAAGGTCTCCCACTCCTGCCCAATCCACTCCCCACTCCTCTCGCCAGAGGCTGGCCCTGcccaaaccctgtgcctcattaCCAGGAGAAGGCGCTAAAGCTGGCCTTGCTGCCCAGCGTGCCCCTGAGTAAGGACCTCATAAAGGATTACCAAACCCTGATAAAGGACCGAATTGCCTTGCCCCTCCACCCTCTGTCCAAGGCACAACCTGGCAAAACCttggggaagaagaggaagagaagacctGGATACATCTAG